Within the Setaria viridis chromosome 3, Setaria_viridis_v4.0, whole genome shotgun sequence genome, the region tagaataataAATTTACCATATTTTATTCCAGAAACATTTGTGCCGAGAATTTAACTATGTAAGAATGAGAGCAAATCTGCAGATGGCTTTGCCAATGGATCATGCCAGTTTGCTCCACTGGCTGTAACAAGTAATCACCGGAGGGGATACACCTGAACTGTACTAACTAGCAACCCAAAGAATCCAAGCATCGCTACAACTTCAACTTGCTGGTCTTTCTTTTTGATGCAGTATTCCTGTGCATACAAGGAATACAAGTGCTTCTTAGAAATATGGTTAAATATTGCTGATAGCAGCAGACATATAATCCATAACTAACCTCTCCAACATTGCTAAATGCATAACAAACTGTCCCAGCAATAACAAGAGCATCCCCCAGAAGTGGTATTTTTTCTTGGATCTGCAtaaagttgatttttttttcatgcgaTATTAAAATTCATCTACTTTTGTGGAAACTAAGTAGATTTCAATGCATGATGCTCAAAAAGTCAAGTTGCATTCAATATTGGTTCAATTGCCATCATAGCTACCACTAAATTGGTATCCTGGATTGTTCATATGGCAATGGAGAATTGGAGACACTAAGAACAGTAGTACAACTACCATAAAATTTCCTGTGTAACCAACATTCAAATTTCCATGCTCTTGAAATGATTCCGGTATAGGAGATTCGGAAGTGCTAGCGCCCGGAGGTCcgataattttattttatcggacgctccgtcgcaacattgaaaaataactatcgaaacatcaaaaatcaacgCTTGCAACACCGAGGATTGCAACACCTTTATGTGCATGAAACATCCCGAATtgcttcgtgcaacattcaaaacagacacattgcaacaaaaaaaaaacatctcttacaacattacaacaacgaaagaagaagagacgaaacaaagaaaacaactatatgcaacatcatgaacaagttggtgcaacatccgattgctggcaagtcagactgttgcaaaacagatCCGGGGCATTGGGTGCTCCCGGTTGGTTGAGGACGTCGGAGTTGGGGGAGGGGCGCTGccagggtgggggacgaggttcccggagtggaggagcgcgccgccgccggggtggacgaggaggacgccgtggtgggggagcgcgcTGCCGttggggtgggggacgaggccacCGGGAACTTGCTGtgtgtggagagagagagagagctgttgGAGGACTATCTTGTTCGGTGAATGAGATCATGGGGATAAATATGTGAAGGGATAAGATTCACGTGGACGGTAAAGAGCCATGTCGCGTCCGATATTTTGCTGGCGTCGGACGTTAGGAGCTTAGCATTACCGTAGGAGATTTGTTCTTGGTACTGCCATTATGTTTTAAGTAGTTACCTAATTACCTTGCTCATCTGTAGCTTTTGCATCTGAAAGGAGCACAAGTCCTGCCACACATGTCCCTGCCCCCACAAACTGCCAGAAAGAATATCTTGTGCCCAGAGCGTACCAGGTGAGTATGATGAGTACAATAGTCCAACAGTCCAGCAAAGTTACGCTGGTGATGTACGAGTATTGGTAGGCCTTGACAACAGCATCATAATTTTCAGGATGACAATATGTTTAGATGCTCATCTTCTGCATAGAAAAGCATCTCACTGAAAGTTATCGGTGGCATGGATTCTTTGTAAATGCTGTGATCCTTGTACTCAGTACTCACAAAGATAGTTCCCCTGTACATCGATGAAGGCCAGGGCCAGATACCAATACCAAGCAACCTGCAGGACGAGAGCACTTATAACGGTGAGAGCTATGAATTTAAGCAGCTTCCAAGGTTGATTCTTATGCAATTATGCTTACTTGCAGCTTCCGCCGTCGATACAGGACAATTGGCACATAAACTGAGATCAGCAAAAGGTACGTGAAGAAAGATTGCGTGAGTGGTGCATCAAATCCTGCATAGATATGTTTATGGGAACGAATTGATGCTCTCTATCGACATAATATTGGTTATGAAGGATTCCATCAAACAGAACCAGTAATTCAGCGTATACGGGGTCAGCCCGATGAGAAAATTGAGGAAATCGGGTACCAAGATTAGCAATTAGGGAGGAGCTGAAGCTTGACGCAGCCAAGGTGAAGGCGACAAGCTGGCCGAGGAGTAGCACGAGCAGCAGTCCCCATACATCCTTCCTCTTGACCTCCATGAACCTGAGCAGCGCTGGCCGCTGGGGATTCAGATGCAGAAGCAAGAGGTACACACACTGTGTAGAACGACGAAGACGGAGCTGAAGAATGGGAGGTGGAGTGCAGGACTGGCAGATGCACGTGTCGCATTCAATAAACTAACCCTGGTCAGGTCTGGATCTATCGTTATACAAGCCTCGTACTATCGCAATATCTGTTCGGTTGTGCCGCACGACTATGGAAAATCTTGTGCAGCTCGCAAGACTGCAGCAGGCCCTGAACTTTGTTCTGGTGTTGCTCGGCAACTGTTACGCATGCTGCAGAGTCATGATCGTTACACCTTCAGAGAACTAAATGCTGACGTGAAAGGCAGGTCGCAGGACAGAAAAAGGAGGGGACGTGATGCAGCAGCcatcaggaattcaggaaaAATGCATCTATCGCTGTATGGTGAGAAGTTTGATGCTTTGTTTGTGGTGGGGCTGATATAATGAATGATGGGACTGAAAAGAGTGCGGACAAAGACTTGGCAGCAGAACGTATACTGATACAATGAATGATAGAAAACCTTCGATTGCAGCATACTATGCTGTCCTCAATCTCTTCGAGTTCTATGTTCTCCAAATTTTTAAAGCGTGATGCTACTTGTAAGTCAACATTATGTAATCACCCGAAAGGATAATTTGAGTGTTTCTATCGGTTTCTGTTGCCGCGTATTATAAGCATGGAGGTTGGTGGGTGCTGCCATGGAAAATGGAGCGACGAGGCCGCATTAATGTCCCAATTCAATCGGTCGGTCTGGTAGTGTTGAGTTGAGTGTCTACctatgttgatgtcccaatcgaACCGAACGAGTTTGTTTTGTttccatttatttttcttttgtatcGGTAGCTCTCCTTTTTCGTTTCGAAAGGATAATTtgagatatttttttattccattGAAAAAACTGGGGAGAGTGCAGGTAGGTaatccctttcttttcttatctttttttttgaaacgggtGTATCCTTTTCTTCGTTTGCTCTTTTTTTGTCATAAGCATAGAATCTCTTTCCATTTCCACAATTCCTTCAATTTCTTGCTGAAAATGCTAGAAGAAGCTTTAGTCCGATTACAAAAAGGTTTTTGAGGCACCCtgataacaaaaaaaatgtttttctgGACCTTTTGGTAAAATGGCTGGCTGTCTTTCTGGCGGAGATTTTCCACGCCAAACCTCCAAGTTCGGTTACATGTGGGTCGTGTAGCCCGTGTTGCGTCCCATACACTCTCACACTCAGCGGTCTGATGGTGCCTCGGTGGATGAGATGAGAGGATGCATCATGGCGACGGCCGACGGGGTTGTTCATCTGCTAGAGCGCGACGCCGCAGGCTAATGGAGCCTCGGTGGGGCGGTTCCCTATTTACTCAGGCTGGCGCGCGCACGACCTGTTCGACGGAATGACTCCGTGGTGAGTGGGCGTGTGTCTGCCTGGGCACAATAGCCTGAGCTGGCAAATGGGCATCGGCTACTTGACACTTCAAACGAGCGCAGACCGCAATTACCTGGAAGATACAGTGGTGTGTCAGGCTCAGTGACTGTTGCATCCGCTGGCAGAAGAGGCTAGTTGTTTCTGAAGTTTGAACACGAGCATTGTTGAAAGGGGACAAGGGGCACGCAATTACACTTCTTCCTTAATGATTAATACTTCTCTAATTGCCATGAGCTAGCAGTTCTCGGAAGAGTTGTGGTGAGTGATAGGTTATACTGGTACCTCTCTTTATATTTGCACGTATTTTGCTGTTCTGGTACACAAACAAACCAGCTGTGATGGGTCTTAGTCCAAAAGCACGTTTCAATCCCATGTATCTCTTTATATATAGTACGAATTGTTTGCTGCACTGGCGTGTAGACAAAAAATATCTTTGATTCCTTTCCATGGCCTGCTTTTTTTTGTAGGTTTTGGATGGTGCTTTTTTTAGGTACTTCTACTTGTTACTCGACTAAAAATGTTGCTGTCTCAGTCGATTTCTGAGTGGTCAGGATGTTTCCATGATCATTTCCGAAGGCCAAGATGTTATCGGTTCAATGATGTagttgtttttgtttttcttcttcattttgTATTAGGGGGCCGGAAGTTCTTCTGTTTTGTTCATTTGTGTCAGTTTCAGCCCATGTTTATTTATAGTTCCTGTGTTTTGTTTTGGTGGGATTCGTTTGGTAATGCAGCAATGAAACGACCCCGGAAACAATCCCttacctttcaaaaaaaaaagaataaaaaggatCCATTAAATGGGAGGTGAAATGTGGTTGTGGCATTTAGCAGAGGTTAACCCAGCGAAATCATGCCATTTTGTTGTGTTTCGAGGGGAGTGAGCGGGTTCTTTAGATTACAGATTGCATTACCGCAAACAATGTGTTTGGTTGTGTTCATGGATCTGGTAGAAAATGGCATCTGATGAATGTAGTGAACATGCTTAAATTCTTCATAACTATGGGGAATAGTTGCCTTCTTGTAGATCCTTTACAACTTTCTGTACAGttttttttaaccctttttaatATATTTACCACAGTAGGGGCCTCCCCTACTGTATATACCTAAAAAAAGGGGAATAGTTGCAAATTTACGTTATGCACCGGCTATATTGTCCTCTAATGATAGAACAGGTTTTCTATTGTGGTCGAGGCGGTAATTTAGTGTGGTTAATTGTCTCCGAGAGTGTTTAGGTAGTTGATTGTAGTTCAATGAGTGCAATAGTCTCGAGGCTGATGGTTCTGAATTGCATCCTAGTGGACAAATCAGCTGATAGTTTTGTTTTTAGAGGATTTAGCTGTGGTCCTTTGTATTTACTTTTAACTTAAATGGGTTTTGTTTCAccttgctttttttctttttgaagctCACAAGAATACATGTCATGTTCTTGTTGGGGCTTAATTTTTGAACAGATTTGAAGTTTCAGTTTCTTGCGATGTTAATGGAAGCTTGTTGGTTTCTTTGACTCGCAAGTTGATTGTTATTGTTATTTGGTTCCTATTAATGGGGTTTTAGTTGGATATCTTTTACACGCTCTGGTTGGTTCTGCCCATATCCAACTGAAAGTGCCCCTTTTTTTGCAGCCGTCTTGTTATTGTTTATGTGTCTTTGAAATCTGGCTGAAATTTTGTGTTCCCTCATCCAGATTTTCTCTTCTAGGCTTCATTACATAGCAGAACCCTATTGGATACAAGATATGAGTTATACGTATGGGAAAATTAGCCGAACAATATGTAGTCCCTTTTTTAATTGAGATAATAACATGTTGGCCTACAGATGAAGGGAGCAGCATTTTACTCCGGATATCTATGTTACCATATTTTTGACTTGGGACAAATCTGTCTATTAACAGGAAGGACTCTTTGTACATTGACCACTAACAAATGTGAACTTCATTACGTGTCCTTTCTTGGCCGCCTTCATTAGACTCCCATCCTGTTGAATTATCCTCACTTTGAAGCTGTTGATATTGTGCTGCTGCTTCTGTACTTGCAGCTGTTTTATCATCTGAAGAACTTTCACTTCATAGATTACAAGCAAATAAACTTGTTAGCTAGGCTTCTGCAACCAGGAGTGACATATTTGCAAAATGATCTAACGAAGGTTCAAACAAACTTACTTCAACGAGTAGATGATTAATCCAATGGCCACAATTGTGAATGCTAGATAGTACAACCAGTTTATCTGTGCATTGTATCTGAAGTATGTGAGCATATTTGATAATATCTTATAATCTGGGAGAAGTATTCTGGGTTAAAAAAAAGTTCACCTGCTGATGGTAGAATAGAACTCGAATGGCGACTGCCCACATGTCAGATGTTAGCAGTGAAAGGTTGAACAATGTTGCTCCACTCATCTGCAAAAAGGgcataagaaaagaaaaggcaaaactATTGGACTTTGAAGTAACAATAAGAGGGCCTTTCTTCTGGCTGGTACTATGTAGTTAGCCAATTTTGTTAAAAACAGCTTTTCTTTATCCTTAGTTATTTAAATAACTCATGACCACTTGACAGGGCCTAAGTTTCTCTTGCTTCATACTTGTGCAGTTTATGTCATCCCTAACATGCAGGAGATCTTAACCTTAAGAACGAAAGGAGTAATTGTGTAGAACATGAAAATTGCCACTGCAAATCCTGCAAAGAGACTTATctggaaaaatataaaaaaatacaaaagcagGAGTAAGTTTCCAATTAATAATTCGATAAGGTGTATGGCAGATAAAATAGTTTCATGGTAAAATGTAGTTTTCTTACCATTGTTGGAGACCATGCAACTGTTTCTAGGCTCTTCCTTTCAAATATAAGTCTGTAGTTTATTAGGTTAAAAATTAACATGGATATAGATCATATAGCTAGCAGTTTTTGTTCCAGGAAAATACTGGTGCTAAGTTAACTTtgcaaaaaatagaaaatttaTAATCGCATTCAATGGATCATTGGATCATGCCAGTTTGTTCTAATGGTCTGTAACATGAATATAGAAAATATAgtcaacatttttttcttccaGGAAAATTGTGGTGATAGTTTAACCTTTTTCGCGAGGATATAGCTAACCATTTAAAAGAGAGCTATTTATAGATGGTATTGCCAATGAACCGTGCCAGTTTTGCTATATTGGTCTATAACCTATAATGAATTTTGGAGGATACATCTGAACAATACTGATAAGCAACCCAAAGAGTCCAAGCATTGCGACAACTTCAACTcgatctttcttcttgacacaGTATTCCTACACATACAAGGAAAATGAAATGCCTATTAGAAATGTGAAACTATTGCTGATAACAGCAGATTCTCTCCTGtgtagttcgagaaaaaaaataacagcAGGTTCATGTAAGGCTAACTAACCTCCCCAACATTGCTAAACGCAAAGCAAACTGTCCCAGCAATAACAAGGGCATCCCCCAGAAGTGGTATTTTACTTGGGTCTGCAGAAAATTGAAGTTTCCATATGGTGTAAATATTCATGTAGCTCTGCTATGGAAACTAGAAAGTAGATTTCATCATTTATAAGAGATGTAAAACTCCACTTGCTTCTCTTCTTACATGATTGAGCAGTGATCCTGCTTTTCGCTAAAAAAGTTACCATGTAGATTAATTCATAAATTCATGTCTACACTAACACCTGT harbors:
- the LOC117849700 gene encoding uncharacterized protein, translated to MEFKGKDVWGLLLVLLLGQLVAFSMAASSFTSSLIANLGVDAPLTQSFFAYLLLTLVYVPIVLRRRQKLQIAWYWYLALAFIDVQGNYLVVKAYQYSYITSVTLLDCWTVVWVIVLTWYALGTRYSIWQFLGAGTCVAGLALVLLSDAQSAKEQDPSKIPLLGDALVIAGTVCFAFSNVGEEYCVKKKDRVEVVAMLGLFGLLISIVQILIFERKSLETVAWSPTMISLFAGFAVAIFMFYTITPFVLKMSGATLFNLSLLTSDMWAVAIRVLFYHQQINWLYYLAFTIVAIGLIIYSLNESSSDDKTAASTEAAAQYQQLQSEDNSTGWESNEGGQERTRNEVHIC